The sequence TCTACCTGAACCTGACAATCCATTCAGCAACATGCACAACCCGGAAATTCATTCCAAATATCTATTTTTTTTGACTCAACTCCGTTCGCAGCTTGACAGAATATTTTTTATTAAGTATTTTTCTTTGTTTTTCTATCATGTTTTCAGCTACTCCATTCCAAAAGAAAACGGAATGAGTCACCTGAAAGACTAATAAAATACTTTTATTGGTAATATTTTCGATCTATTACCAACTAAACAACGGCAAGTAAAAAAACTGATATGTTTGACAATCTGACAGACCGGCTGGAAGGTGTTTTCAAAAAACTTCGTGGCACCGGCAAACTCACTGAAGAGAATATCAAAGAATCCATGCAGGAAGTACGTATGGCTCTTCTTGAGGCAGATGTTAACTTTCAAGTCGTTAAGGATTTCATTGCCAAAGTCAGTGAAAAGGCCGTTGGCCTTGAAGTTACCAAGACACTCTCCCCTGGACAACAGGTTATTAAAATTGTCCACGATGAGCTGGTTGAACTTCTTGGCGGTACAACCGAACAGATTCGTCTTGATGGTCGCCAACCCGTAACCATCATGATGACAGGTCTTCAAGGATCTGGTAAGACCACCACATCCGGAAAACTTGCAAAGATATTAAAAGAAAAAGGAAGAAAGCCTTATCTTGTGCCGGCTGACATTTATCGACCAGCGGCAATTGACCAGCTTCAGGTGTTAGGAGAACGACTGGATATTCCTGTTCATCCGTCAACCACCGATATGAAACCGGTTGAGATCTGTCGTCAGGCAATGACCGTGGCAGGACAGAAAGGTTATGACACCCTTATATTCGATACTGCAGGTCGACTGCACGTTGATGAAGCCCTGATGGGTGAACTCAAAGAGATCCAGAGTGCAATCCAACTCTCCGAGATTCTCTTTGTTGCCGATTCGATGACAGGCCAGGATGCGGTAACTGTCGCCGAAAAGTTCAATCAGGATCTGGAAATAAGCGGTGTAGTGCTCACCAAGATGGAAGGTGACGCCCGTGGTGGTGCCGCCCTTTCCATTAAAAGTGTCACTGGTAAGCCGATCAAATTTGTGGGTATCGGGGAAGCACTTGATGCTCTGGAAGTTTTCCATCCCGATCGTATTGCTTCAAGAATCCTTGGTATGGGTGACGTTCTCACTCTTATTGAGAAAGCTGAAGCTGTAGTTGACAAAAAGAAGGCTGAAAAGCTCGCTAAAAAGCTCAGGCAATCCACCTTTACCCTTGAAGATTTCCTGGATCAAATCCAACAGATTAAAAAAATGGGTTCCCTTGACCAGATCATGGGGATGATACCAGGCATCAACAAGCTTAAGCAATTAAAAGACGCTCCAAAGCCGGACGAGAAGGAACTGGCAAAGACTGAAGCCATCATCCGCTCCATGACAAAAAAAGAGCGTCAAAGTTATAAAATCATCAATGCCAGTCGCAGACAACGTATTGCCGCTGGATCTGGAACAACTGTTACAGAAGTCAACCGGGTTATTAAAAGCTACTCGGCAATGCTTAAGATGATGAAAAAGATGCGTGGAAAGCCGGGTCTCGTAACCGGACAGAAGCGGAGAAAAGTGCCGAAGGGCATGCGAAGATAATAATAGAGAAGATGGCATAATGCCATATTCATGGGGCCAGCTTACGTGCTCCACATAAACCTGAGGATATATCCGGAATGGCAGTTAGAATTCGTTTAACAAGACTTGGCAGAAAGAAGAAACCATTTTATCGTATCGTTGTCGCGGATGCTGAATGCAAACGTGATGGCAAATTTCTTGATGTGATCGGAACCTATGATCCTCTCACGGATCCTGTCGCGATCAAACTTGACAATACCAAGCTTCAGGATTGGCTCGGAAGAGGTGCCCTGCCAACAACAACTGTAAAGAGTATTCTCAAGAAAGCTCCAGTGGCCGAGTAACCGATTATGCAGGAACTGATCTCCTTTATCGCCAGATCTCTGGTAGATAAGCCGGATGATGTACAGGTAACTGTCACTGAGGAAGATGATACTATTCTGGTTGATCTGGTTGTAGCCAAAGAGGATCTTGGAAAGGTGATCGGAAAACAGGGCAGAACAGCGAGGGCTATGCGTTCCCTGCTTTCTGCTGCTGCAGGCAAGGAAGACAAAAAGTCACGCCTCAACATTCTGGAATAACTCCTGGAAAATGGCTGACAGCTTTCCCTTTGAAAAAGAGAAGTATGTGTTGATTGGTAAGGTAACTAAGGCTCATGGCATCAAGGGTGAGTTGAAGATGCATGCCTACTCCGGAGAATTGCAAAGCGTTACCCGGCACAAAAAACTCATACTGGTTTCAAGGGATGGTCTGATTACTCCTATGCAGGTTGTTCAGGCACGTATTGGGAACAGGGACGCAATTGTTTCACTTGAGGGAGTGTCTGACCGAAACCAATCCGAAGCACTTTGCGGTATGGGAGTACTTGTATGCAAAGAAGATCTTCCAACCCCAGACGCCGATGAGTTTTATCTTCATGAGCTTGAGGGACTTGAGGTGCGGACAACGGAGGGAAGCATTGTTGGAACGGTAGAGGCCTTTTCCAACAACGGGGCACAGGATCTCCTGGTTGTAAAGTCAGGTAGAAATGAGGTGCTGATACCTCTTATTCCCGGAATGATCACGGAAAAGAATAAGAAGTACCTGATCATAGCCCCACCGCCAGGCCTGATTGAAATAAACTCGGGAGAGGATATTAAGGGG comes from Desulfocapsa sulfexigens DSM 10523 and encodes:
- a CDS encoding KH domain-containing protein, with protein sequence MMQELISFIARSLVDKPDDVQVTVTEEDDTILVDLVVAKEDLGKVIGKQGRTARAMRSLLSAAAGKEDKKSRLNILE
- the rimM gene encoding ribosome maturation factor RimM (Essential for efficient processing of 16S rRNA), whose protein sequence is MADSFPFEKEKYVLIGKVTKAHGIKGELKMHAYSGELQSVTRHKKLILVSRDGLITPMQVVQARIGNRDAIVSLEGVSDRNQSEALCGMGVLVCKEDLPTPDADEFYLHELEGLEVRTTEGSIVGTVEAFSNNGAQDLLVVKSGRNEVLIPLIPGMITEKNKKYLIIAPPPGLIEINSGEDIKGAVPRDL
- the rpsP gene encoding 30S ribosomal protein S16; the protein is MAVRIRLTRLGRKKKPFYRIVVADAECKRDGKFLDVIGTYDPLTDPVAIKLDNTKLQDWLGRGALPTTTVKSILKKAPVAE
- the ffh gene encoding signal recognition particle protein, with translation MFDNLTDRLEGVFKKLRGTGKLTEENIKESMQEVRMALLEADVNFQVVKDFIAKVSEKAVGLEVTKTLSPGQQVIKIVHDELVELLGGTTEQIRLDGRQPVTIMMTGLQGSGKTTTSGKLAKILKEKGRKPYLVPADIYRPAAIDQLQVLGERLDIPVHPSTTDMKPVEICRQAMTVAGQKGYDTLIFDTAGRLHVDEALMGELKEIQSAIQLSEILFVADSMTGQDAVTVAEKFNQDLEISGVVLTKMEGDARGGAALSIKSVTGKPIKFVGIGEALDALEVFHPDRIASRILGMGDVLTLIEKAEAVVDKKKAEKLAKKLRQSTFTLEDFLDQIQQIKKMGSLDQIMGMIPGINKLKQLKDAPKPDEKELAKTEAIIRSMTKKERQSYKIINASRRQRIAAGSGTTVTEVNRVIKSYSAMLKMMKKMRGKPGLVTGQKRRKVPKGMRR